Proteins from a genomic interval of Bacteroidota bacterium:
- a CDS encoding PSD1 and planctomycete cytochrome C domain-containing protein has protein sequence MARFLLFALLLLFTGCRSDLPRDVARAYRDLPDQVDFNFDVQPILSDRCYACHGPDENAREADLRLDIESAAMAELPETGNRAIVPTSSGESALIKRILHDDPEELMPPPASKMALSSREQAILVKWIEQGAAYKTHWAFEAPAYPPIPDNNTTWGNNEIDAFILKRLQASNLKPAQAADQATLLRRVSLDLTGLPPTIEALDQFLADETPGAYEQAVDALIASPAYGQRWAWDWLDVARYADTNGFQGDPTRSMWPWRDWVVEAINDNMPFDQFTKEQLAGDLLPEASSQQILATAFNRNHMYNGEGGRIPEETRVENVFDRVETLGTTWLGLTVNCSRCHDHKYDPLTQQEYYQLFDYFNQTSEEGGISSGRVPPYLDMSDAANKKVTAGLKATLDKAADRVFEAELVIFPRPAGESAATSPNARGLIGENVDALRIHPGKRSGYYNGLLIKAFEESRPAYTQLLSTLQEAASAHARQLNTSLLVMVMDEIEEPRETFVLTRGGYDKPAELKAEMNVPAFLPPLPNTAPTNRLGLAEWVVSDENPLTARVTVNRIWQSFFGTGLVKTTEDFGIQGEKPSHPELLDWLALDFRDSGWDVKALHKKIVMSATYQQASHVAPSLLEADPENRLLARGPRYRLPSWMIRDVALAASGLLTEKAGGPSVKPYQPAGIWQEATFGQIKYEQDSGQDLYRRTLYTFWRRIVGPTMLFDTASRQTCSVKSPLTNTPLHALTTLNDITYVEAARVMAARVMAQAETDEARIERAYRLATARLPRAAEKDILLGRLHALRAQYKAAPEAAAKIIAAGEAPVNETFDPVEQAAFAGLCSLILNLDETLTKH, from the coding sequence ATGGCCCGTTTCCTCCTGTTTGCACTCCTTTTGCTCTTTACCGGCTGCAGGTCGGACCTGCCGCGTGATGTCGCCCGCGCCTACCGGGACCTACCGGACCAGGTTGATTTCAACTTTGACGTACAACCGATCCTTTCAGACCGTTGTTATGCCTGCCACGGCCCGGATGAGAATGCGCGAGAAGCCGACTTGCGGCTTGATATTGAATCAGCAGCAATGGCGGAGCTCCCGGAGACAGGTAACCGTGCTATTGTGCCGACGTCTTCAGGCGAAAGTGCGCTGATAAAACGCATCCTGCACGATGACCCGGAGGAGTTGATGCCACCGCCAGCGTCGAAAATGGCACTCTCAAGCAGGGAGCAAGCTATCCTGGTTAAATGGATCGAACAGGGGGCCGCATACAAAACGCATTGGGCTTTTGAGGCACCTGCTTACCCGCCCATCCCGGACAACAATACAACCTGGGGCAATAACGAAATTGATGCATTTATCCTCAAACGGCTCCAGGCAAGCAATCTCAAGCCGGCGCAAGCTGCAGACCAGGCAACGCTGCTGCGCAGGGTCTCGCTAGACCTCACCGGCCTCCCCCCCACCATTGAGGCGCTGGATCAATTTCTGGCTGATGAGACCCCAGGCGCCTACGAGCAAGCGGTAGACGCACTCATTGCATCTCCGGCGTACGGACAGCGCTGGGCATGGGACTGGCTGGATGTTGCCAGATACGCGGATACAAACGGATTTCAAGGCGATCCGACGCGCTCCATGTGGCCCTGGCGAGACTGGGTTGTTGAGGCAATCAACGACAACATGCCTTTCGACCAGTTTACAAAAGAGCAATTGGCAGGCGACCTGCTCCCCGAAGCTTCCTCACAACAGATTCTTGCCACCGCCTTCAACCGAAACCACATGTACAATGGAGAAGGCGGTCGTATCCCCGAGGAAACCCGCGTAGAGAACGTCTTTGACCGCGTGGAAACCCTGGGTACGACGTGGCTCGGGCTAACGGTCAATTGTAGCAGATGCCACGATCACAAATATGACCCGCTCACGCAGCAGGAATACTACCAACTGTTTGACTATTTCAATCAGACTTCTGAAGAAGGCGGTATTTCCAGTGGCAGGGTCCCGCCTTACCTCGATATGAGCGATGCTGCAAATAAGAAAGTCACTGCCGGCTTGAAGGCAACGCTTGACAAAGCTGCAGATCGGGTGTTCGAGGCGGAGCTGGTAATTTTTCCACGGCCGGCAGGAGAGAGCGCAGCAACCTCTCCAAACGCACGCGGCTTAATTGGAGAGAATGTTGATGCCTTGCGTATACATCCAGGCAAACGCAGCGGATATTACAACGGCTTGCTTATCAAAGCATTTGAAGAAAGCCGACCAGCATACACGCAACTCCTCAGCACCCTGCAAGAGGCAGCATCGGCACATGCCAGGCAACTCAATACCAGCCTGCTTGTCATGGTGATGGACGAAATAGAAGAGCCAAGGGAAACGTTTGTCCTGACCAGGGGCGGGTACGATAAACCTGCTGAATTGAAAGCTGAGATGAATGTGCCGGCATTCCTGCCTCCGTTGCCCAACACAGCACCAACAAACCGACTTGGGCTGGCAGAATGGGTTGTTTCAGATGAAAATCCATTAACGGCCCGCGTTACGGTAAACCGAATCTGGCAATCGTTTTTTGGTACCGGGCTTGTAAAAACAACTGAAGACTTTGGCATCCAGGGTGAAAAACCTTCGCACCCTGAATTGCTGGATTGGCTTGCGCTAGACTTTAGAGATAGCGGGTGGGACGTTAAAGCGCTGCACAAAAAAATTGTAATGAGCGCCACCTATCAACAGGCGTCTCATGTAGCCCCCTCCCTGCTTGAAGCAGACCCTGAGAACAGACTCCTTGCGCGAGGCCCCCGCTATCGCTTGCCTTCCTGGATGATTCGTGATGTTGCACTGGCTGCAAGCGGACTGTTAACCGAAAAAGCCGGCGGACCTTCCGTGAAACCCTACCAGCCCGCGGGGATTTGGCAGGAAGCCACCTTTGGGCAAATCAAATATGAACAAGATTCAGGGCAAGACCTTTACCGGCGTACGCTCTACACGTTTTGGCGCCGCATCGTTGGCCCCACCATGTTGTTCGACACAGCCAGCCGGCAGACGTGCTCTGTAAAGTCTCCTCTGACCAACACGCCGCTTCACGCCTTAACAACCCTGAACGACATAACCTATGTAGAAGCTGCCCGCGTAATGGCCGCCAGGGTGATGGCACAGGCAGAGACAGATGAGGCAAGAATTGAACGTGCCTACCGGCTTGCAACAGCCAGATTGCCCCGTGCTGCTGAAAAAGATATTCTGCTAGGTAGGCTGCACGCATTGCGTGCGCAATACAAAGCAGCACCTGAAGCAGCAGCAAAAATCATTGCAGCCGGCGAAGCACCCGTCAATGAAACGTTCGACCCTGTTGAACAGGCCGCATTTGCCGGACTTTGCTCGCTTATTCTCAACCTTGATGAAACACTTACTAAACACTGA
- a CDS encoding DUF1501 domain-containing protein: MNPLEERSAHLSRRQFFGRAATGIGGAALASLLYKTGFASPLDAPATDAIQSTLSAELRHFAPKAKRVIYLFQNGAPSHVDLFDHKPELRKWVGTQIPDEVVGNARFSTMTSGQSDRPVLPEITNFAQHGDSGAWISDFLPYTAEIADELCFIKSMHTEAVNHAPAITFFLTGSEMAGRPSMGAWLSYGLGSMNEDLPAFVVMTSVDKEASCGQIFYDYYWGSGFLPSKLQGVKFRGSGDPVLYLSNPEGMSSEIRRGILDDIAQLNELSLQDYGDPEIATRIAQYEMAYRMQTSVPELTDFSDEPQHILDMYGPDVHRQGSYAYNCLMARRLAERGTRFIQLMHAGWDQHRNLNHQLKIQCTDTDAPSAALVKDLKQRGMLEDTLVIWGGEFGRTPFLQGKIENKKNWGRDHHPYAFTIWMAGGGVKPGISYGASDAFGFNAVENKVHVHDFQATILHLLGIDHERLTFKHQGRHYRLTDVHGEVVRAVIA, encoded by the coding sequence ATGAATCCATTAGAAGAACGCTCTGCGCATCTTTCTCGGCGGCAATTTTTTGGGCGCGCCGCAACGGGTATTGGAGGTGCTGCACTCGCCAGCTTGTTGTATAAAACCGGGTTTGCCTCCCCCCTGGATGCCCCAGCTACTGATGCGATCCAGAGCACCCTCAGTGCAGAATTGCGACATTTTGCGCCAAAAGCAAAACGGGTAATTTACCTCTTCCAAAACGGTGCGCCCAGCCATGTCGATCTGTTCGATCACAAACCCGAGTTGCGCAAGTGGGTTGGTACCCAGATACCCGATGAAGTGGTCGGCAATGCCCGCTTTAGCACCATGACGAGTGGGCAATCAGACCGTCCCGTTCTACCTGAAATCACCAATTTTGCGCAGCATGGCGACTCGGGCGCCTGGATATCCGACTTCTTGCCTTATACAGCAGAAATTGCTGATGAACTCTGTTTCATCAAATCGATGCACACCGAAGCAGTGAACCATGCCCCTGCCATCACGTTTTTTCTGACGGGGTCTGAAATGGCTGGCCGACCCAGCATGGGTGCGTGGTTGTCTTACGGCCTCGGCAGCATGAACGAAGACTTGCCGGCCTTTGTTGTGATGACCTCAGTAGACAAAGAAGCCAGTTGCGGGCAGATTTTCTACGACTATTATTGGGGCAGTGGATTCCTGCCCTCCAAACTCCAGGGCGTAAAATTTCGCGGCTCGGGCGATCCTGTGCTCTACCTCTCCAATCCCGAAGGCATGAGCAGCGAAATCAGACGAGGTATTCTCGATGACATCGCGCAGCTAAACGAACTCAGCTTACAGGACTATGGAGACCCTGAAATTGCCACCCGTATTGCGCAATACGAAATGGCGTACCGCATGCAAACCAGCGTCCCGGAGCTAACCGATTTTTCGGATGAACCCCAGCATATCCTCGATATGTACGGTCCGGATGTACACCGGCAGGGCAGCTATGCCTACAACTGCCTGATGGCCCGTCGACTGGCTGAGCGAGGTACGCGGTTTATTCAACTCATGCACGCCGGCTGGGACCAGCATCGCAACCTCAACCACCAGCTCAAAATCCAATGCACAGACACCGATGCCCCAAGCGCCGCGCTGGTCAAAGACCTCAAACAACGAGGCATGCTTGAGGACACGCTTGTCATCTGGGGTGGCGAGTTTGGCCGCACCCCTTTCCTGCAGGGAAAAATAGAAAACAAAAAGAATTGGGGCCGCGATCATCATCCGTATGCATTTACCATCTGGATGGCCGGTGGCGGCGTAAAACCCGGGATTTCTTATGGCGCTTCAGATGCGTTTGGTTTTAACGCTGTGGAAAACAAGGTGCATGTACACGACTTCCAGGCTACGATTTTACATTTACTCGGCATAGATCACGAGCGGCTGACGTTCAAACACCAGGGCCGGCACTACCGATTGACAGATGTGCACGGAGAGGTGGTAAGGGCCGTGATTGCCTAG